Proteins from a genomic interval of Papaver somniferum cultivar HN1 chromosome 4, ASM357369v1, whole genome shotgun sequence:
- the LOC113271500 gene encoding cell division cycle 20.2, cofactor of APC complex-like has protein sequence MDAGGSFGVLYKSRSRNPLQDHVLRKKNSKENCDRFIPNRSAMDFDYAHYMLMEARKGKENPVASSPAKEAFRKQLAEALNLNRSRILAFKNKPTPAQSLFPETSSLQQAKPAKPRRSIPQTSERTLDAPEIIDDYYLNLLDWGTRNVLAIALGNTVYLWDATDSSSSELMTVDEDTGPITSVSWAPDGRHIAVGLNNSEVQLWDPVSNKQLRTLRGGHESRVGAMDWNNHVLSTGGMDSLIINNDVRTRNHIVDTYRGHHQEVCGLKWSSSGQQLASGGNDNLLYIWDRSVASSKSPTQWLHRLEDHTAAVKALAWCPFQANLLASGGGGADRCIKFWNAHTGACLNSVDTGSQVCSLLWNKNERELLSSHGFTQNQLTLWKYPSMVKIAELTGHTSRVLYMAQSPDGCTVASAAGDETLRFWNVFGTPELAKPAPKANPEPFAHFNRIR, from the exons atggATGCAGGAGGATCTTTCGGTGTGTTATACAAGTCTAGATCCAGAAATCCATTGCAAGATCATGTCCTCCGCAAAAAAAACTCTAAAGAAAAT TGTGATCGGTTTATCCCGAACAGATCTGCAATGGATTTCGACTATGCACATTACATGCTAATGGAAGCAAGGAAAGGCAAGGAAAATCCAGTTGCGAGTTCTCCGGCTAAAGAGGCTTTCAGGAAGCAACTTGCAGAGGCTTTGAACTTAAACAGAAGCAGAATTCTAGCTTTCAAGAACAAGCCTACACCTGCGCAGTCGCTGTTCCCTGAAACTTCATCACTTCAACAAGCGAAACCAGCAAAGCCCCGAAGATCCATTCCCCAA ACTTCGGAGAGGACATTGGACGCTCCAGAGATCATTGACGATTACTACTTGAATCTGCTGGATTGGGGTACCAGAAATGTCCTTGCAATAGCTCTCGGAAACACCGTGTACTTGTGGGATGCAACCGATTCATCCAGTTCTGAACTCATGACCGTCGATGAAGATACAGGCCCTATTACTAGTGTGAGTTGGGCACCTGATGGACGTCATATTGCTGTTGGATTGAACAACTCCGAAGTTCAACTATGGGATCCTGTATCTAACAAACAACTGAGAACACTACGAGGTGGTCATGAATCTCGAGTTGGTGCTATGGATTGGAACAACCACGTCCTATCCACAGGAGGAATGGACAGTTTGATAATTAATAATGATGTCAGAACCAGAAACCACATTGTAGATACATATAGAGGACATCATCAAGAAGTGTGTGGATTGAAATGGTCTTCATCAGGACAACAACTAGCAAGTGGAGGGAATGACAACCTTCTTTACATTTGGGATAGATCAGTTGCTTCGTCAAAGTCTCCAACTCAATGGCTTCACAGACTCGAAGACCACACTGCTGCTGTAAAAGCCCTTGCTTGGTGTCCATTCCAGGCTAATTTACTtgcttctggtggtggtggagctgaTAGATGTATTAAATTCTGGAACGCCCATACTGGAGCTTGCTTAAATTCTGTCGATACTGGATCACAAGTTTGTTCTTTGCTGTGGAACAAAAACGAGAGAGAACTTTTGAGCTCTCATGGATTCACTCAAAACCAGTTGACCCTTTGGaaatatccatcaatggttaagaTTGCTGAGCTTACTGGTCACACTTCAAGGGTTCTATACATGGCTCAG AGTCCGGATGGATGTACTGTTGCATCTGCAGCAGGGGATGAAACTCTGAGATTTTGGAATGTATTTGGTACACCTGAATTGGCTAAACCTGCACCTAAAGCCAACCCAGAGCCGTTTGCTCATTTTAATCGCATCCGCTGA
- the LOC113271501 gene encoding nudix hydrolase 13, mitochondrial-like, producing the protein MSALIARTGRHRQRYENDFRLVAGCIPYRIKKDGEDDTVDCESRLELLMVSSPDREDLVFPKGGWEDDETIGEAACREALEEAGVKGILDESPLGMWEFRSKSRQNSCSTEGSCRGYMFALEVTEELETWPEEDNHGRRWLSVGESFRLCRYEWMRRALNVFLTVLSELGKYEMKEDELTELDATSDDAVSVADVVMGDHQIRSPSCFLKSSGSQQLGGESYNCIVLG; encoded by the exons ATGTCTGCTTTAATAGCCCGAACCGGGAGACATAGGCAACGATATGAGAACGATTTTCGCCTTGTAGCTGG GTGTATTCCATACAGAATCAAGAAAGATGGTGAGGATGACACGGTTGATTGCGAGAGTAGGTTGGAACTTCTTATGGTGTCGTCTCCTGACCGAGAAGACCTTGTTTTCCCAAAG GGTGGATGGGAGGATGATGAGACTATTGGCGAAGCCGCCTGTCGTGAAGCCTTGGAGGAAGCTGGAGTTAAAGGAATACTAGAT GAAAGTCCCTTGGGAATGTGGGAATTCAGAAGTAAGAGCAGACAGAATAGCTGCAGTACGGAAGGATCTTGCAGAGGTTACATGTTTGCATTGGAGGTGACCGAGGAACTTGAAACCTGGCCAGAGGAGGATAACCATGGGAGAAGATGG CTAAGTGTTGGAGAATCATTCAGACTCTGTCGATATGAGTGGATGCGAAGAGCTCTAAACGTGTTTCTAACAGTGTTGTCAGAACTGGGCAAATATGAAATGAAAGAAGATGAATTGACTGAACTTGACGCTACTAGTGATGATGCAGTTTCTGTCGCGGATGTTGTCATGGGCGACCATCAAATAAGGTCTCCAAGCTGTTTTCTAAAATCTTCTGGGTCCCAGCAACTTGGCGGTGAGTCTTATAATTGCATTGTCTTGGGATGA